One stretch of Actinacidiphila sp. DG2A-62 DNA includes these proteins:
- the tsaB gene encoding tRNA (adenosine(37)-N6)-threonylcarbamoyltransferase complex dimerization subunit type 1 TsaB, translated as MLLLAFDTATPAVTAALHDGQRVLAESTVVDARRHGELLVPAVDRVLATAGREIGEVTGVVVGTGPGPYTGLRVGLVTAAAFGDALDVPVHGVCTLDGLAWAAGEAGLAGPFVVATDARRKEVYWARYDGPLHRTAGPAVDRPAELPVEVTDLPAVGAGAALYPEVFTAHRPDPAHQSAGSLAALAARRLADGAPFDPPLPLYLRRPDAQVPAGYKAVLPK; from the coding sequence GTGCTGCTGCTTGCCTTCGACACCGCCACGCCCGCCGTCACCGCCGCCCTGCACGACGGGCAGCGGGTGCTCGCCGAGTCCACCGTGGTGGACGCGCGCCGGCACGGGGAGTTGCTCGTTCCCGCCGTGGACCGGGTGCTCGCGACCGCCGGGCGGGAGATCGGCGAGGTGACCGGCGTGGTCGTCGGGACCGGGCCGGGGCCGTACACCGGGCTGCGGGTCGGGCTGGTGACCGCCGCCGCGTTCGGCGACGCGCTGGACGTGCCGGTGCACGGCGTCTGCACGCTGGACGGGCTGGCCTGGGCGGCCGGCGAGGCCGGGCTCGCGGGACCGTTCGTGGTCGCGACCGACGCCCGCCGCAAGGAGGTGTACTGGGCGCGCTACGACGGCCCGCTGCACCGGACCGCCGGGCCCGCCGTGGACCGTCCCGCCGAGCTCCCGGTCGAGGTGACCGACCTGCCCGCGGTCGGCGCGGGCGCCGCGCTCTACCCCGAGGTCTTCACCGCCCACCGCCCCGACCCCGCGCACCAGTCGGCCGGCTCGCTCGCCGCGCTGGCCGCCCGCCGGCTCGCCGACGGCGCTCCCTTCGACCCGCCGCTGCCGCTGTACCTGCGGCGGCCCGACGCCCAGGTCCCGGCCGGCTACAAGGCGGTACTGCCCAAGTGA
- a CDS encoding holo-ACP synthase, whose protein sequence is MIVGVGIDVAEIERFGAALARTPGMAERLFTPAELLLPSGEPRGTASLAARFAAKEALAKSLGAPSGMSWLDAEVHTSPSGQPSLTVRGTVAARAAALGVTSWHLSLSHDAGVASAVVIAESAG, encoded by the coding sequence GTGATCGTCGGGGTGGGGATCGACGTCGCCGAGATCGAGCGGTTCGGGGCGGCGCTGGCCCGCACGCCCGGGATGGCGGAACGCCTCTTCACGCCCGCGGAGTTGCTGCTGCCGTCGGGCGAGCCGCGCGGCACCGCCTCGCTCGCGGCCCGGTTCGCGGCGAAGGAGGCGCTGGCCAAGTCGCTGGGCGCGCCGTCCGGGATGAGCTGGCTGGACGCCGAGGTGCACACCTCGCCGTCCGGGCAGCCCTCGTTGACGGTGCGCGGCACGGTCGCCGCGCGCGCCGCGGCCCTCGGCGTGACCTCGTGGCACCTCTCGCTCTCCCACGACGCGGGCGTGGCCTCCGCGGTCGTCATCGCCGAGTCGGCCGGCTGA
- a CDS encoding PASTA domain-containing protein: MTTHQNRGARAALGLAVAALVAVGACDPHSTGSGGSGAGAAPSASGVDRTVPDLVGKGLQSAQDAAQAAGFRHLTSHDATGGLRHQILDRDWKVCFQTPAAGATASTGTTVDLAAVKRSENCPATDRKPPAKVGATMPDFTGKGLLAARNSLPRDAKVTEKDASSRGRVVLLGSDWTVCSQSPEPGAAYHGQAVTFTAVKIGEHCP, encoded by the coding sequence ATGACGACGCATCAGAACCGCGGGGCCCGCGCCGCGCTCGGCCTCGCCGTGGCGGCGCTCGTGGCCGTCGGCGCCTGCGATCCGCACAGCACGGGCTCCGGCGGTTCGGGCGCCGGCGCCGCGCCCTCGGCGTCCGGGGTGGACAGGACCGTGCCGGACCTGGTGGGCAAGGGCCTGCAGAGCGCCCAGGACGCCGCCCAGGCGGCCGGGTTCCGCCACCTCACCTCCCACGACGCCACGGGCGGCCTGCGGCACCAGATCCTCGACCGGGACTGGAAGGTGTGCTTCCAGACGCCCGCGGCGGGCGCCACCGCGTCCACGGGCACGACGGTCGACCTGGCCGCCGTGAAGCGCTCCGAGAACTGCCCGGCGACGGACCGCAAGCCGCCCGCCAAGGTCGGCGCGACGATGCCCGACTTCACTGGCAAGGGCCTGCTGGCCGCGCGGAACAGCCTGCCGCGGGACGCGAAGGTGACCGAGAAGGACGCGAGCAGCCGGGGCCGCGTGGTCCTGCTCGGCTCCGACTGGACGGTCTGCTCCCAGTCGCCGGAGCCGGGCGCCGCGTACCACGGGCAGGCGGTGACGTTCACCGCGGTGAAGATCGGCGAGCACTGCCCCTGA
- the rimI gene encoding ribosomal protein S18-alanine N-acetyltransferase has translation MRWWDMDAVIALEHDLFPEDAWSRGMFWSELADTRHPGATRTYVVAEEAATGRLAGYAGLAAVAGTGDVQTIAVARDHWGTGLGARLLTALLRAATAAECHEVLLEVRVDNARAQRLYRRFGFEPIGLRKGYYQPGNADALVMRLADPAAAPAHDPVVAPAHDPAAAPAHDPAADPGDRADPADPADPTATAPAPDTARPEPSEEKHG, from the coding sequence ATGCGCTGGTGGGACATGGACGCGGTGATCGCGCTCGAACACGACCTCTTCCCCGAGGACGCCTGGTCGCGCGGCATGTTCTGGTCCGAGCTGGCCGACACCCGGCACCCGGGCGCGACCCGGACCTACGTCGTCGCCGAGGAGGCCGCGACCGGCCGGCTGGCCGGCTACGCCGGGCTCGCCGCGGTCGCCGGCACCGGCGACGTGCAGACCATCGCCGTGGCCCGCGACCACTGGGGCACCGGCCTCGGCGCCCGGCTGCTGACCGCGCTGCTGCGGGCCGCGACCGCCGCCGAGTGCCACGAGGTGCTGCTGGAGGTACGGGTCGACAACGCCCGCGCCCAGCGCCTCTACCGGCGCTTCGGCTTCGAGCCGATCGGCCTGCGCAAGGGCTACTACCAGCCCGGGAACGCCGACGCCCTGGTGATGCGCCTCGCCGACCCGGCCGCGGCCCCGGCGCACGACCCCGTCGTGGCCCCGGCACACGACCCGGCCGCGGCCCCGGCGCACGACCCCGCGGCGGACCCCGGCGATCGGGCGGACCCCGCCGACCCCGCCGACCCCACCGCCACGGCCCCCGCCCCCGACACCGCCCGACCCGAACCGTCCGAGGAAAAGCATGGCTGA
- a CDS encoding TetR/AcrR family transcriptional regulator: protein MASRRRAGRPAGESRTREDILAAARVRFAETGYDRTSLRGVAAAAGVDVALVSHYFGSKQRLFAEAAELPVDPAEAVPRVLSGPREEIGRRLAERVLDVLGTPEGQRRVVALIRAAASEEDAAAIVRERITRELLMPLATGLGLPDAPLRAALMTTQVVGLVMSRHIVQVDPLPGTDRAVLVDALAPTLQRYLAGDLTAG, encoded by the coding sequence ATGGCGTCGCGGCGGCGGGCCGGCCGCCCGGCCGGGGAGAGCCGGACCCGCGAGGACATCCTCGCGGCGGCCCGCGTGCGCTTCGCGGAGACCGGCTACGACCGCACCTCGCTGCGCGGCGTCGCCGCCGCGGCCGGCGTCGACGTCGCGCTCGTGTCGCACTACTTCGGCAGCAAGCAGCGGCTCTTCGCCGAGGCCGCCGAGCTGCCGGTGGACCCGGCGGAGGCGGTGCCGCGGGTGCTGTCCGGGCCGCGCGAGGAGATCGGGCGGCGGCTGGCCGAGCGGGTGCTCGACGTGCTCGGCACGCCCGAGGGGCAGCGCCGGGTCGTCGCGCTGATCCGCGCGGCGGCCTCGGAGGAGGACGCGGCGGCGATCGTCCGCGAACGCATCACCCGCGAGCTGCTCATGCCGCTCGCCACCGGCCTCGGCCTGCCGGACGCGCCGCTGCGCGCGGCCCTGATGACCACGCAGGTCGTGGGGCTGGTGATGAGCCGGCACATCGTCCAGGTCGACCCGCTGCCCGGCACCGACCGCGCCGTCCTGGTCGACGCGCTCGCCCCCACCCTCCAGCGCTACCTGGCCGGCGACCTGACCGCGGGCTGA
- the tsaE gene encoding tRNA (adenosine(37)-N6)-threonylcarbamoyltransferase complex ATPase subunit type 1 TsaE, producing MGTPHDRYSTGTAQDAPAVRLTVRTAGHMHRLGLRLAGLLAPGDLVLLTGELGAGKTTLTRGLGEGLQVRGAVTSPTFVIARVHPSLVGGPALVHVDAYRLGGGLDEMEDLDLDVSLPESVVVVEWGEGKVEELSEARLQVVIGRTVGGTPADPALGTPAAGASGASGASGASGAAGAAGAAGASGNGFPGAGDGDAGEDGSGDDVRDVTITGIGPRWAQEDFSALTAALVDDRS from the coding sequence ATGGGTACACCGCACGACCGGTACTCCACGGGTACCGCGCAGGACGCGCCCGCCGTCCGCCTCACCGTCCGCACCGCCGGGCACATGCACCGGCTCGGGCTGCGGCTGGCCGGGCTGCTGGCCCCCGGCGACCTGGTCCTGCTCACCGGCGAGCTGGGGGCCGGCAAAACCACGCTGACCCGCGGCCTCGGCGAGGGCCTCCAGGTCCGCGGCGCGGTCACCTCGCCGACCTTCGTCATAGCCCGCGTGCACCCCTCGCTGGTCGGCGGCCCGGCCCTGGTGCACGTCGACGCGTACCGCCTGGGCGGCGGGCTGGACGAGATGGAGGATCTCGACCTCGACGTGTCGCTGCCGGAGTCGGTGGTGGTCGTGGAGTGGGGCGAGGGCAAGGTGGAGGAACTCTCCGAGGCCCGCCTCCAGGTCGTCATCGGCCGCACGGTCGGCGGTACGCCCGCGGACCCGGCGCTCGGCACCCCGGCGGCCGGTGCGTCCGGTGCGTCCGGTGCGTCCGGTGCGTCCGGTGCGGCCGGTGCGGCCGGTGCGGCCGGTGCGTCCGGGAACGGCTTCCCCGGCGCGGGGGACGGCGACGCCGGCGAGGACGGCAGCGGCGACGACGTGCGCGACGTGACGATCACCGGCATCGGTCCGCGCTGGGCCCAGGAGGACTTCTCCGCGCTCACCGCGGCCCTGGTCGACGACAGGTCGTAG
- a CDS encoding DUF72 domain-containing protein, whose protein sequence is MGDVRVGTCSWTDRALVASGWYPRGLRDAAGRLKHYAGQFAVVEADATYYGLPTARTSALWAERTPAGFRFDVKAFSLLTGHPTRPQALPADLRDAVAARGRAAADDDALLDEVWRRFAAALAPLRAAGRLGAVLFQFPPWLAPGPAAAERLRRCRERTAGWPVAMEFRHPGWWQGEQAARTAELLTAWDVPAVAVDMAQGLPASVPPVAVATSARLAVVRFHGRSTAWGSGTKEDRFRHRYTPAELAEWTPRVRALAERADEVHVLFNNCCADAAVTAARTMADLLDAAPA, encoded by the coding sequence ATGGGTGACGTCAGGGTAGGCACGTGCTCGTGGACCGACCGCGCGCTGGTCGCCAGCGGCTGGTACCCGCGCGGACTGCGCGACGCGGCGGGGCGGCTGAAGCACTACGCCGGGCAGTTCGCCGTGGTGGAGGCGGACGCGACGTACTACGGCCTGCCCACCGCCCGCACCAGCGCCCTGTGGGCCGAGCGGACGCCGGCCGGCTTCCGGTTCGACGTCAAGGCGTTCTCCCTGCTGACCGGCCACCCCACCCGCCCGCAGGCGCTGCCCGCCGACCTGCGCGACGCGGTCGCCGCGCGCGGACGCGCGGCGGCGGACGACGACGCCCTGCTGGACGAGGTGTGGCGGCGCTTCGCCGCGGCCCTCGCGCCGCTGCGCGCGGCCGGCCGGCTGGGCGCGGTGCTCTTCCAGTTCCCGCCCTGGCTCGCGCCCGGCCCCGCGGCGGCCGAGCGGCTGCGGCGCTGCCGGGAGCGGACGGCCGGGTGGCCGGTGGCGATGGAGTTCCGGCACCCGGGGTGGTGGCAGGGCGAGCAGGCGGCGCGGACCGCCGAACTGCTCACCGCCTGGGACGTGCCGGCGGTCGCCGTCGACATGGCGCAGGGCCTGCCGGCGTCGGTGCCGCCGGTCGCCGTGGCCACCTCCGCGCGGCTCGCGGTCGTCCGCTTCCACGGCCGCAGCACCGCCTGGGGCTCGGGGACGAAGGAGGACCGTTTCCGCCACCGCTACACCCCGGCGGAGCTGGCGGAGTGGACCCCGCGCGTCCGCGCCCTGGCCGAACGCGCCGACGAGGTGCACGTGCTGTTCAACAACTGCTGCGCGGACGCGGCCGTCACCGCCGCCCGGACGATGGCCGACCTCCTCGACGCGGCGCCCGCGTAG
- a CDS encoding MFS transporter produces MSADTSLTTSPASTADRPAAHRWWVLAVVGLAQLMVVLDATIVNIALPSAQRDLGFSDSDRQWVVTAYSLAFGSLLLLGGRLADLLGRKLLFLTGVVGFAGASALAGAAGSFGVLIGGRALQGMFGALLAPAALSVLNTTFAAGKDRARAFGVYGAIAGTGGAIGLLLGGLLTEHLSWRWTLYVNLVFAVLAFAGGLVLLARSGRDRDARLDLPGAVLVSGGLFCVVYGLSNADSHGWSSAMTWGFLIGGAALVALFGAWQTRAAHPLLPLRIVRDRNRAASLAAVIVAASGMFGVFLFLTYYLQATLRFSPVETGLAFLPMIGALMVSAQLAVNLTVPRVGARIAVPVGMALAAGGMVWLTGIGLSSDYAGQVLPPLLVMGLGLGHVLPPAMNQATARVDAGEAGAASATVNTMQQIGGSIGTALLNTIATNAATHYAHGRPRSPLTAAHAQLHSYTTAFWWSAAIFAIGLAATALVFRNDAGRDHAGR; encoded by the coding sequence ATGAGCGCGGACACCTCCCTGACCACCTCCCCGGCCTCCACCGCCGACCGGCCGGCCGCCCACCGCTGGTGGGTGCTCGCCGTCGTCGGCCTGGCCCAGCTGATGGTGGTGCTCGACGCCACGATCGTGAACATCGCGCTGCCCTCGGCCCAGCGCGACCTGGGCTTCTCCGACAGCGACCGGCAGTGGGTGGTCACCGCCTACTCGCTGGCGTTCGGCAGCCTGCTGCTGCTCGGCGGCCGGCTGGCCGACCTGCTCGGCCGCAAGCTCCTCTTCCTCACCGGCGTGGTCGGCTTCGCCGGCGCCTCCGCCCTGGCCGGCGCGGCCGGCAGCTTCGGCGTGCTGATCGGCGGCCGGGCGCTGCAGGGCATGTTCGGCGCGCTGCTCGCCCCCGCGGCGCTGTCCGTGCTGAACACGACCTTCGCCGCGGGCAAGGACCGGGCCCGCGCGTTCGGCGTCTACGGCGCGATCGCCGGCACCGGCGGCGCGATCGGGCTGCTGCTCGGCGGGCTGCTCACCGAGCACCTCAGCTGGCGCTGGACCCTCTACGTGAACCTGGTCTTCGCCGTCCTCGCGTTCGCCGGCGGCCTGGTGCTGCTCGCCCGCTCGGGCCGGGACCGCGACGCGCGGCTGGACCTGCCCGGGGCGGTGCTCGTCTCCGGCGGCCTGTTCTGCGTCGTCTACGGCCTGTCCAACGCCGATTCGCACGGCTGGTCCTCGGCGATGACCTGGGGCTTCCTGATCGGCGGGGCCGCGCTGGTCGCGCTGTTCGGAGCGTGGCAGACGCGGGCGGCGCACCCCCTGTTGCCGCTGCGCATCGTCCGTGACCGCAACCGCGCGGCGTCGCTGGCCGCGGTGATCGTGGCGGCGTCCGGGATGTTCGGCGTGTTCCTCTTCCTGACCTACTACCTCCAGGCCACGCTGCGGTTCAGCCCGGTGGAGACCGGGCTCGCGTTCCTGCCGATGATCGGCGCGCTGATGGTCTCCGCGCAGCTCGCGGTCAACCTCACGGTGCCGCGGGTCGGCGCGCGGATCGCCGTGCCCGTCGGCATGGCGCTGGCCGCGGGCGGGATGGTCTGGCTGACCGGGATCGGCCTGAGTTCCGACTACGCGGGGCAGGTGCTGCCGCCGCTGCTGGTCATGGGGCTCGGCCTCGGACACGTGCTGCCGCCCGCGATGAACCAGGCGACGGCGCGCGTCGACGCCGGGGAGGCGGGGGCCGCGTCGGCGACGGTCAACACGATGCAGCAGATCGGGGGGTCGATCGGGACGGCGCTGCTCAACACGATCGCGACCAACGCGGCGACACACTACGCGCACGGGCGCCCGCGGTCGCCCCTCACCGCGGCGCACGCGCAGCTGCACAGCTACACCACGGCGTTCTGGTGGTCCGCGGCCATCTTCGCGATCGGCCTCGCGGCCACGGCGCTGGTGTTTCGCAACGACGCGGGCCGCGACCACGCTGGGCGCTGA
- the alr gene encoding alanine racemase has protein sequence MGRMTYEDSGMLRAYAGIDLDALRANVRTLRAKAPGAAFMAVLKADAYGHGMVPCARAAREAGADWLGTATPEEALALRAAGLGGRVLCWLWTPGGPWRACVDADIDVTVSARWALTEVTLAARAAGRPARVQLKIDAGLGRNGAQPADWPDLVHAARAAERDGLIRVTGVWAHFSCADEPGHPSIDRELAVFRRALRQAEDAGLTPEVRHIANSPGTLTLPESHFDLVRPGVAMYGISPVPQLGGPADFGLRPVMTLAARLASVKRVPGGHGVSYGHHYVTPGETTLALVPLGYADGVPRHASSAGPVLVAGKWRTVAGRVAMDQFVVDLGGDAASPGDEAVLFGPGDDGEPTAEDWARAAGTIAYEIVTRVGARVPRVYAGAGPVAGNG, from the coding sequence ATGGGGAGGATGACGTACGAGGACAGCGGGATGTTGAGGGCCTACGCGGGGATCGATCTGGACGCCCTGCGCGCGAACGTGCGGACGTTGCGCGCCAAGGCGCCCGGCGCGGCGTTCATGGCCGTGCTCAAGGCCGACGCGTACGGCCACGGCATGGTGCCGTGCGCCCGCGCCGCGCGGGAGGCCGGCGCGGACTGGCTCGGCACGGCCACGCCCGAGGAAGCGCTCGCGCTGCGCGCCGCGGGCCTCGGCGGCCGGGTGCTGTGCTGGCTGTGGACCCCCGGCGGCCCCTGGCGCGCCTGCGTCGACGCCGACATCGACGTCACCGTGAGCGCCCGCTGGGCGCTGACCGAGGTCACCCTCGCCGCCCGCGCCGCCGGCCGCCCCGCCCGCGTCCAGCTCAAGATCGACGCCGGCCTCGGCCGCAACGGCGCGCAGCCCGCCGACTGGCCCGACCTGGTCCACGCCGCCCGCGCCGCCGAACGCGACGGCCTGATCCGCGTCACCGGCGTCTGGGCCCACTTCTCCTGCGCCGACGAGCCCGGCCACCCGTCGATCGACCGCGAACTCGCCGTCTTCCGCCGCGCGCTGCGCCAGGCCGAGGACGCCGGGCTGACCCCCGAGGTCCGGCACATCGCCAACTCGCCCGGCACCCTCACCCTGCCCGAGTCGCACTTCGACCTGGTCAGGCCGGGCGTGGCGATGTACGGGATCTCGCCGGTGCCGCAGCTCGGCGGCCCCGCGGACTTCGGGCTGCGGCCGGTGATGACGCTGGCCGCCCGGCTGGCCTCGGTCAAGCGGGTCCCCGGCGGCCACGGCGTCAGCTACGGCCACCACTACGTCACGCCGGGCGAGACGACGCTTGCGCTGGTCCCGCTGGGGTACGCAGACGGTGTGCCCCGGCACGCCTCCAGCGCGGGCCCCGTGCTGGTGGCCGGCAAATGGCGGACGGTGGCGGGACGGGTGGCGATGGACCAGTTCGTGGTGGACCTCGGCGGCGACGCCGCGTCCCCCGGCGACGAGGCGGTGCTGTTCGGCCCCGGCGACGACGGCGAGCCCACCGCCGAGGACTGGGCCCGCGCGGCCGGCACCATCGCGTACGAGATCGTGACCCGCGTCGGCGCCCGCGTCCCCCGCGTCTACGCGGGCGCGGGCCCGGTCGCCGGAAACGGCTGA
- a CDS encoding alpha/beta fold hydrolase, with the protein MTGVAENSPWERAGLVGAAVGVLAAGAAAGVAIERVTVGRGMRRRARLALDAAGPYGTLRGTPGTAVAEDGTALYYEVEEAAPADTGPPAPARRGRLLRRGRSRPAPPAQPLTVVFCHGYCLSQDSWHFQRAALRGGVRAVYWDQRSHGRSERGRDQAAGLATIDQLGRDLKAVLDAAAPEGPVVLAGHSMGGMTVMAFAEQYPDYVRERVAGVAFLSTSAGKLAAVTLGLPAAGARAFRAVAPGLLRMLGSQVDLVERTRRATADLFAGVIKRYSFGAQDVDPAVERFAERLIEATPIDVVAEFYPAFTEHEKGDALAVLDGLPALVLAGDKDLLTPSAHSAEIAERLPEATLVVVPGAGHLVIMERAELVNAALARLIAAAADAVRAPVSAPLRALTAPALDA; encoded by the coding sequence CTGACCGGCGTGGCGGAGAACTCTCCCTGGGAGCGGGCCGGCCTGGTCGGCGCGGCCGTCGGCGTCCTCGCGGCCGGGGCCGCCGCGGGCGTGGCCATCGAGCGCGTCACCGTGGGCCGCGGGATGCGCCGCCGCGCCCGGCTCGCACTGGACGCCGCGGGCCCGTACGGCACCCTGCGCGGCACGCCCGGCACCGCGGTCGCCGAGGACGGCACCGCGCTGTACTACGAGGTCGAGGAGGCCGCGCCGGCCGACACCGGCCCGCCCGCGCCGGCCAGGCGCGGCCGGCTGCTGCGCCGCGGCCGCTCCCGCCCGGCGCCGCCGGCGCAGCCGCTGACCGTCGTGTTCTGCCACGGCTACTGCCTCAGCCAGGACTCCTGGCACTTCCAGCGCGCGGCGCTGCGCGGCGGCGTGCGCGCGGTCTACTGGGACCAGCGCAGCCACGGCCGCAGCGAGCGCGGCCGGGACCAGGCCGCGGGCCTGGCCACCATCGACCAGCTCGGCCGCGACCTGAAGGCCGTGCTGGACGCGGCGGCGCCCGAGGGCCCGGTGGTGCTGGCCGGGCACTCGATGGGCGGCATGACGGTGATGGCGTTCGCCGAGCAGTATCCGGACTACGTCCGCGAGCGCGTCGCCGGCGTCGCGTTCCTGTCCACCTCCGCGGGCAAGCTCGCCGCGGTCACGCTGGGGCTGCCAGCGGCAGGCGCACGGGCCTTCCGGGCGGTCGCGCCCGGCCTGCTGCGGATGCTGGGCAGCCAGGTCGACCTGGTGGAGCGGACACGCCGGGCCACCGCCGACCTCTTCGCGGGCGTCATCAAGCGCTACTCCTTCGGCGCGCAGGACGTGGACCCCGCGGTCGAGCGGTTCGCCGAGCGGCTGATCGAGGCCACCCCGATCGACGTGGTCGCGGAGTTCTACCCGGCCTTCACCGAGCACGAGAAGGGCGACGCGCTGGCGGTGCTGGACGGCCTGCCCGCGCTCGTACTGGCGGGCGACAAGGACCTGTTGACGCCCAGCGCGCACAGCGCGGAGATCGCCGAGCGGCTGCCGGAGGCGACGCTGGTGGTGGTGCCGGGCGCCGGCCACCTGGTGATCATGGAACGGGCCGAGCTGGTGAACGCCGCGCTGGCCCGGCTGATCGCGGCCGCGGCCGACGCGGTGCGCGCGCCGGTGTCCGCTCCGCTGCGAGCGCTCACGGCACCCGCGCTCGACGCGTAG
- a CDS encoding NAD(P)H-hydrate dehydratase: MRYGHDVATVRAAEAAVMARLPEGALMQRAATGLAAACADALGRTYGARVAVLTGSGSNGGDALFAAARLVRRGAGATAVLLAPDRAHPGGLAALRAAGGRVVDAVAEPAEALAAVSRADLVLDGITGIGGKGGLRPEAEELVEAAHDGPGAVVAVDLPSGVDADTGEVPGAAVRADVTVTFGTYKPALLVDPAAELAGAPRLIDIGLGADLGPPVLEALQHADVAALLPRPTGESDKYRRGVVGVAAGSRRYPGAAVLAVSGALRGGAGAVRYAGPGGEAVLARHPETLVTPGSPHGAGRVQAWVVGPGLGDGADARTAVEEALDTDVPVLVDADGLRMLDPRAVRERTAPTLLTPHAGEAAALLGRVREDVEAHRLDSVRELAARFGATVLLKGSTTLVADPSAGVPVRVNSTGVAWLATAGSGDVLSGLAGSLLAAGLAPRDAASVAAYLHGLAARLLDPPLTALDLAAALPSAWNNAAR; encoded by the coding sequence ATGAGGTACGGGCACGACGTGGCGACCGTCAGAGCCGCGGAGGCAGCGGTGATGGCACGACTTCCCGAGGGCGCGCTGATGCAGCGCGCCGCGACCGGCCTGGCCGCCGCCTGCGCCGACGCGCTCGGCCGTACGTACGGCGCCCGTGTCGCCGTCCTCACCGGCAGCGGGTCCAACGGCGGCGACGCGCTGTTCGCCGCGGCCCGGCTGGTCCGGCGCGGGGCCGGCGCGACCGCCGTGCTGCTCGCGCCCGACCGCGCGCACCCGGGCGGCCTGGCGGCGCTGCGCGCGGCCGGCGGCCGGGTGGTCGACGCCGTGGCGGAGCCGGCCGAGGCGCTGGCCGCGGTCTCCCGCGCGGACCTGGTGCTGGACGGCATCACCGGCATCGGCGGCAAGGGCGGGCTGCGCCCGGAGGCCGAGGAGCTGGTGGAGGCCGCGCACGACGGGCCCGGCGCGGTGGTCGCCGTCGACCTGCCCAGCGGCGTCGACGCGGACACCGGCGAGGTGCCGGGCGCGGCGGTGCGCGCGGACGTGACGGTCACCTTCGGCACGTACAAGCCGGCGCTGCTGGTGGACCCGGCGGCGGAACTGGCCGGCGCGCCGCGGCTGATCGACATCGGCCTGGGCGCGGACCTCGGGCCGCCGGTGCTGGAGGCGCTGCAGCACGCCGACGTGGCCGCGCTGCTGCCGCGGCCCACCGGCGAGAGCGACAAGTACCGGCGCGGTGTGGTCGGCGTCGCGGCCGGCTCGCGCCGCTACCCGGGAGCGGCGGTGCTCGCCGTGTCGGGCGCGCTGCGCGGCGGCGCGGGGGCGGTGCGCTACGCCGGGCCCGGCGGCGAGGCGGTGCTCGCGCGGCATCCGGAGACGCTGGTCACGCCCGGGTCGCCGCACGGCGCGGGCCGCGTCCAGGCGTGGGTGGTCGGCCCGGGCCTGGGCGACGGCGCGGACGCGCGCACCGCGGTGGAGGAGGCGCTGGACACGGACGTGCCGGTGCTCGTCGACGCGGACGGGCTGCGGATGCTGGACCCGCGGGCGGTGCGGGAGCGGACCGCGCCGACCCTGCTCACGCCCCATGCCGGCGAGGCGGCGGCGCTGCTCGGCCGGGTCCGCGAGGACGTCGAGGCGCACCGGCTGGATTCGGTACGGGAGTTGGCGGCGCGGTTCGGGGCGACGGTGCTGCTGAAGGGGTCGACCACCCTGGTCGCCGACCCGTCGGCGGGGGTGCCGGTGCGGGTCAACTCCACGGGGGTCGCGTGGCTGGCCACGGCCGGGAGCGGCGACGTCCTCTCCGGCCTCGCCGGGTCCCTCCTCGCGGCCGGCCTCGCGCCCCGCGACGCCGCGTCCGTCGCGGCCTACCTCCACGGCCTGGCCGCCCGCCTCCTCGACCCCCCGCTGACCGCCCTCGACCTCGCGGCAGCCCTCCCGTCCGCGTGGAACAACGCAGCGCGCTGA